aaatattttaggtggagggaagaaaaccaaaaaaattatgtggttgcataagtgtgcacaccctcttataactggggtgctgtgttcagaattaagcaatcactttcaaaatcatgttaaataggagtcagcatacacctgccatcatttatagtgcctctgattaaccccaaataaagttcagctgctctagttggtctttcctgaaattttcttaatcgcatcccacagcaaaagccatggtccacagagagctttcaaagcatcagagggatctcattgttaaaaggtatcagtcaggagaagggtacaaaataattttcaaggcattagatatactatggaacacagtgaagaaaaGTGGAGaaaaagtggagaaaatatggcacaacagtgacattaccaagaactggacgtccctccaaaattgaaaagacgagaagaaaactggtctgggaggctaccaagaggcctacagcaacattaaaggagctgcaggaatatctggcaagtactggctgtgtggtacatgtgacaacaatctcccatattcttcatatgtctgggctatggggtagagtggcaagacgaaagccttttcttacgaagaaaaacatctaatccaggctacattttgcaaaaacacatctgaagtctcccaaaagcatgtgggaaaaggtgttatggtctgatgaaaccaaggttgaactttttgcccataattccaaaagatatgtttggcgcaaaaacaacactgcacatcaccaaaagaacaccatacccagagtgaagcatggtggtggcaggatCATGCTTTGTTGCTGTTTTTCTTcacctggaactggggccttagttatgttagagggaattatgaacagttccaaataccagtcaatattggcacaaaaccttcaggcttctgctagaaagctgaacatgaagaggaacttcatctttcagcatgacaacgagcCAAAGctgacatccaaatcaacaagggaatggcttcaccagaagaagattaaagttttggaatggcccagccagagcccagaagtgaatcagattgaaaatctgtgaggtgatctgaagagggctgtgcacaggagatgccctcgcaatctgacacatttggagtgtttttgcaaagaagagtgggcaaatcttgccaagtcaaaatgtgccatgctgatagattcatacccaaaaagactgagtgctgtaataagatcaaaaggtgcttcaacaaagtattagtttaaccccttaaggactcagccctatttcaccttaaggacttgaccATTTTTTGaatatctgaccagtgtcactttatgtgtgaataactttaaaacgcctttacttacccaggccgttctgagatagttttttcgtcacatattgtacttcatgacactgctaaaattgggtcaaaaaagttaattttttggcataaaaaaataccaaatttaccaaaaattttgaaaaatgtgcaaatttcaaatttacatagtaataccccccaaaattgtgatgactttacattccccgttatgtctacttcatgtttgtatcattttgggaatgccattttattttttggggatgttacatagcttagaagtttggaagcaaattcaaaaaatttctgacattttccaaatcccactttttatggaccagtccgggtctgaagtcactttgtgaggtttcttaatagaaaccacccaaaaatgaccccattttagaaactacacccctcaaggtattcaaaactgattttactaactttgttaaccctttaggtcttccacaagcgttcatggcaaatggacataaaatttaagaatttagatttttgggaaaagtttccaatataatccattttttccaggaacaaagcaagggttaattgccaaacaaaactcaatatgggttgccctaattctgtagtttgcataaacacctcatatgtggtcctaaactactgtttggccaaacgggaggacatagaaggaggggaacgccatatgggttttggaaggcagattttgcaggactggttttgtttataccatgtcccatttcaagccccctgttgcacccctagaatagaaattccaaaaaagtgactccatctaagaaagtacacccctcaaggtattcaaaactgggtttacaaactttgttaaccctttaggtgttccacaagagttaatggcagatggagaaacaattttaggaatttcaattttttggaaaattttccattttaacccttactttattactggaaaaaatgggttaacagccaaacaaaactcaatatgggttgccctgattctgtagtttgcagaaacaccccatatgtggtcgtaaactactatttggctaaacggcaggacatagaagaaggggaacgccatatggtttttggaaggcagattttgctgtactggtttatttacaccatgtaccctttcaagccccctgctgcacccctagagtagaaactccataaaagtgaccccatctaggaaactacgggataaggtggttgttgttttgggactattttagggtaaatatgatttttggttgctctatattacacatttttgaggcaaggtaacaaaaaatttaaattctaaaattgtttctacattcaccatttagttttgtggaacacctaaagggttaacaaagtttgtaaagtaacttttgaataccttgaggggtgtagtttcttagatggggtcacttttttggagtttctagtctaggctacatcaggggggcttctaatgggacatggtgtaaataaaccagtccatcaaaatctgccttccagaaaccatatggcgttcccttcgttctatgccctgccgtgtggctatatagccatttatgaccacatatggggtgtttctgcaaactacagaatcagggcaataaatatttagttttgtttggctgttaaccattgctttattaccggaaaaaaaggattcaaatggaattttgcccaaaaattggtgttttggcaccgtttttatttatatttttactgcTGTTCATccaaggggtttggtcaaatgttatttttatagggagattcttacggacgcgcgatacctaatatgtctacattttaaaattatttagattttacactatattatcattttaggacaaaaaataatattttagtatctccatagcctgggagctacagttttttttttgttgggcgactatctaattgtaggggctcattttttgcgggatgagatggcggttttattggcactaattggggtgcatatgacagtttgatcgctcgctattacactttttgtgatgttaggtgacaaaaatggcttttttttttaacactgtttGTTACATCCGGGGGGGCATcggggggggttgggttaaatgttatttttatagggcagattcttacggacgtggagatacctaatatgtctactttttttaatttatttagattttacactatattatcatttgaggaacaaaacaaattattttagtatctccatagcctgggagctacagtatttaattttattttgttgggcgactatctaatgtaggggctcttttttttttttttccgggatgagatggcggtttgattggcactatttgggagtgcatatgactttttaatggcttgttattacacttttgggATCCAAGGTGAcaataaaaatggctttttttacatcgttttatttgatttttttttacggcgtttatCGAGGGGCTAGTTTATGGGgtattttatagagaagattgttacTGGACgtggcgatgcccaatatgtatggctctcagactttgaagacactaagcaggcatcctcaaactgcggccctccagatgttgtaaaactacaattcccaccatgccctgctgatagctgtaggttgtctgggcatgctgggagttatagttttacaacatctggagggccgcagtttgaggatgcctgcactaaaacgaatattttttggggaaaatttttttttccgtgtctccaaagtctgagagccatagttttttatgttctctaggggactgttggggattataaaaatttagtactccatgtaagtgtgatactccctgaagcaatcgataacgcagaggcccggatgatcggggcaagtgtcacattgagtggtggtgtccttccgtatccctctCTTGTGACTcaatctgcatcttttttgggttcgtcccttctttccagtatgggggaccacacctggaaaatgttggccagggatgatccgggcgcctccaattcccgaggtactccggcctgctctttcccggtctgaaaaaatcaggtccttgaggactgcctcatagaattggaggaatgtccctgtgctgccagcgcttcgggatagtaggatagtacaaaagcgttgtacaaggcaacctgtaccaagtagaccgcaacttttttgtacaatgcccgggttttgcgcatggcattatatggcttgaggactttatcagagagatcaactcctcccatataccaattgtagtcgacgatacaatcgggcttgaggaccgttgccgcggtacctcgcacagggacaggggtgatgctgttaccgtggattgtggacagtataaggacatccctcttgtccttatacctgaccagcaacaggtttccactggtaagggcaaggGTCTCACCCcttgggataggtacctggagggggtgggcagggaggcagcgctgatttttccgcacggtcccacaagcggacgtggatctggcggcaagggacctgaacaagggaatgctagtataaaagttatccacgtacaagtggtaacccttatctagcagtgggtgcataaggtcccacacgagtttcccgctaacacccagagtggggggacattctgggggttcaatacaggaatctcgcccctcatacacacgaaatttgtaagtgtaccctgaggtactctcacaaattttgtacattttcacgccatacctcgcctgcttagtgggaatgtattggcggaaactgagtctccccttgaaagcaacgagagactcatcaaccatgatcgatgaccggccgtatcttatacagacggtcataggcaggatcacctcgggggggacatgctgcattatctgaataatgcaggcctttccggatggcctcaaaccaggggcgtgtcatggccatactgtagagtggggtctggtagaggacatccccactccagtattgcctgacactgggttcttgcactagacccatgtgcagcacgaggccccaaaacatcctcatctcggctgcactgaccggtgtccagccaccgggtctagccaaaaaggagcccgggtgctgagcaacaaactgttgggcgtacaggtttgtctgctctACCATCcgattcacaaatgggtcactgaaaaaaaaaaaaaaaaagtcaatttcagtgaagctcactgtgggaatctggattccttgagacaccagctaagttcaccggtagggggctccggtgggcttatttggtgggcccgGAAACCAGTATGTTCCCGTACTAAAaagctaaagtaaaaaaaaaaatggacaagtgttataaaaaaaaaaaaaagtttaaacttgctgatcagcggtacaaggcTGATCAGCAGTGGAGCGggcgatgcactaacagtggccggacgctaagagtgccggccacagtcagtgcacgaaaaaaataaaaaaagtgtgggggggaggggcaagtggcagcactcctgggtgggtctagggtctcacagctaagtgctgtggaccccaaccaccagaaacaataaatctaaattttttattttcccccccccccctaactaactctcccttctatccctgcctaatcgtgcctctccctcactgaccctaacctacttggagggtgatgggtgcaggagggtgatgggtgctgaAGGAGGGAtcacaggagctggtgcagaacggtgcaggagcagcagcaggaagaggaggggacagaggagcgccgggagtttgaatctcccgcctctcTCCCCGCACCACCGCCCccaaatgctcggactgtgattggtggtgtgtaatcacaccaccgatcaccatccttttccggttcatcgggtcaccggagacccgaatggaccggaaacgcagcaaaccgcaggtctgaattgacctgcggtttgctgcgatcgccaataCGGAGTtgtaacaggatgcccgctgaatgatttcagcggacatcctgttcctattaacccccgccgcgccgcaatctagttttaaagttatgacgtaccggtacgtcatgggtaccggtacgtccttaaggactcgggaaacatgccgtaccgttaagtcataagtccttaaggggttaagggtgtgcacacttatgcaaccatattattttatttttatattttttcttccctttacctaaaagatttcagtttggttttcaattgagttgtacagtttataggtcacattataggtggaaaaagttctgaaattatttttcttcgtttcatttttttacatcacagaaacccaTATATATAATAATCCTATCAAACAATGGTGTTACAATGGCATCTTCTTCCATAGGCAGTTTGTAATTAAAATGAAATGGTTGAACTGGACATCGGAGACAGACTTTACTCTGGCTGGTTTATCCAGTGATGAAAAAGTTCAGTCCTTTCTCTTTGTCATATTCTTCCTGTTATACCTTATGTCACTGTGTGGAAATCTCACCATTGCCACAACAATATGGGTGGAAAAAAAACTTCACACACCGATGTATTTCTTTTTGGGTAACCTTTCCATTCTGGACATCTGCTATTCCTCAGTGACTGTGCCCAAGTTGCTAGTGAGTCTTACAGGAGGGAGTTCTGAGATCTCATACagagggtgcatggctcagctctATTTTTATGTCTCCTGTTGTAGCACAGAGTGTTTGCTTCTCTCAGTAATGGGATTTGACAGATATGTGGCTATATGCAATCCGATGCACTACACAACAATTATGAACAAACAAAAGTGTGTCAAATTAGCCACCGGTTTCTGGCTCACCGGCTTTCTAACCTCAATTATACATACTATCTTCACAGCTCGTTTACAGTACTGCAAGTCACATGAGATTTCTCATTTCTTCTGCGACCTCCCACCAATGCTAAAACTTGCATGTTCTGATACTTTCCTTAACAAACTACTCATACTAACCGCTGGAGGATTTTTAGGCCTCAGCTCTTTTTTTATCACTCTGGTATCCTATATCCAAATAATCTCAGCCATCCTAAAAATTCACACTAAAGTGGGTAGAAGCAGAGCATTTTCTACGTGTGCATCTCACCTCATTGTTGTCCTCATCTTCTTTGGAAGTATAAGCTTCATGTACATGAGGCCAACGTCAAACTATTCACTGGAGCAAGACCAGCTTGTATCTCTTCTCTATGCTGTAGTCACCCCTGCCCTAAATCCAATTATCTATAGTCTAAGGAATAAAGAGGTGAAAAATGCCATGAAAAggacaataaataaaatatactatTCAAAAGTGTATATGGCAAAGATGTAGCATTTTGGTTTATTGAGTGGAATCCATGTTTCTCCTAACTCTTTGGCACTGTAAACATTTTCATTATCTCGTTTTGGTTATTTCATCCCTGTcttccaaggccaataagattttTACTTTTCCAGTCACACCCGtacaagggcttgttttttgtgggacaagttgtaattttaacATCTGGTttaactgtcacggtccctcagtgactgatgtcaggaaatcaaggagattggcggAGCATGGagaaatctaacagcctccttgatttctcttgattcagtgttgataggaataatgaccacttcccttttctcagctgttgctcagtgatcatcattctaccctttatagtctcatcTCACcattctgactatgcggttgatagcttcatttgggtttggctgagctggtgtgagatcctctctggtgttcctgttcttccatctctacagaagttaagtatcgcgtttgtttgtatttgttatattccctgttgttgtatctgggcctgagacagagacttccattcatccatctggggaggaatgggctGTCTCTGGTcatatacttattccagggccttatagggaaatcagggcctaggtatcctgcttctgaatattcctaccttcacggtctattcatattgataggtagtcagggcccggattagggttgtctaggagctTTGCAGGCCTAGAGCAGGGAGGCagcaccaggaagcaggtaagtaatcttcctTTTGCAGGTCCAACCAAGTGGggaccattcttgcacaacccctttaaagatgttgtACAACATATGATACATGACTATGTAGACTTCTGCACAACTGACCTTATAAATTCCACTTATGATAAATTTCTCCCTGTTTTACATGAGGATTTCATGATCTCTAGGAAATTGGGTCttgtaaaaaatatgaaaatcaaaTGTTTACTAGCTCTGGATAGGAGAAAAAGTCAAGAGATTACTTTACAGTATGCCACCCTGGCC
This portion of the Bufo gargarizans isolate SCDJY-AF-19 chromosome 1, ASM1485885v1, whole genome shotgun sequence genome encodes:
- the LOC122928426 gene encoding olfactory receptor 5V1-like, producing MKWLNWTSETDFTLAGLSSDEKVQSFLFVIFFLLYLMSLCGNLTIATTIWVEKKLHTPMYFFLGNLSILDICYSSVTVPKLLVSLTGGSSEISYRGCMAQLYFYVSCCSTECLLLSVMGFDRYVAICNPMHYTTIMNKQKCVKLATGFWLTGFLTSIIHTIFTARLQYCKSHEISHFFCDLPPMLKLACSDTFLNKLLILTAGGFLGLSSFFITLVSYIQIISAILKIHTKVGRSRAFSTCASHLIVVLIFFGSISFMYMRPTSNYSLEQDQLVSLLYAVVTPALNPIIYSLRNKEVKNAMKRTINKIYYSKVYMAKM